Proteins encoded together in one Streptomyces sp. B1I3 window:
- a CDS encoding LLM class flavin-dependent oxidoreductase, giving the protein MDENRGDEIRGTAGGTASVPLSVLDLVTVGQGRTATQALGTSVDIATLAERRGFHRFWVAEHHSMPGVASSSPAVILAHLAARTERIRLGSGGVMLPNHAPLVIAEQFGTLEAMAPGRIDLGLGRAPGTDGATAAALRRTDRLNEGADDFPQQLAELTRFLDDDFPDGHPYARIHAVPGPVQATSPGGVQSPARPPIWLLGSSGFSARLAGVLGLPFAFAHHFSAQNTVPALDLYRESFKPSAVLDAPYALIGVSALAADEEREARRQVLSGALSMVRLRTGRPGLVPTPEEAEAYTFSPMERDFVDGWLTNIVHGTADEVRSGLDDLAKRTGADELMITANAHGADARLRSYELIADAYGLPDLG; this is encoded by the coding sequence GTGGACGAGAACCGAGGCGACGAGATTCGCGGCACCGCCGGCGGGACGGCTTCCGTGCCCCTGTCCGTGCTCGACCTGGTGACCGTGGGGCAGGGGCGCACCGCGACCCAGGCCCTGGGCACCAGCGTGGACATCGCGACCCTTGCCGAGCGGCGCGGATTCCACCGCTTCTGGGTGGCGGAGCACCACTCCATGCCCGGCGTGGCCTCGTCGTCGCCCGCCGTCATCCTGGCCCACCTGGCCGCCCGCACCGAGCGCATCAGGCTCGGCTCCGGCGGCGTCATGCTCCCCAACCACGCCCCGCTGGTCATCGCCGAGCAGTTCGGCACCCTGGAGGCGATGGCCCCCGGCCGCATCGACCTGGGTCTCGGCCGCGCCCCCGGTACGGACGGCGCCACCGCGGCGGCCCTGCGCCGCACCGACCGGCTCAACGAGGGCGCCGACGACTTCCCGCAGCAGCTGGCGGAGCTGACGCGCTTCCTGGACGACGACTTCCCGGACGGGCACCCCTACGCCCGCATCCACGCCGTACCCGGGCCCGTGCAGGCCACCTCGCCCGGCGGCGTGCAGTCGCCCGCCCGCCCGCCGATCTGGCTGCTGGGCTCCTCCGGTTTCAGCGCCCGGCTGGCAGGTGTCCTGGGTCTCCCCTTCGCCTTCGCTCACCACTTCTCGGCCCAGAACACCGTGCCGGCCCTGGACCTGTACCGCGAGTCCTTCAAGCCGTCCGCGGTGCTGGACGCCCCCTACGCCCTGATCGGCGTCTCGGCACTGGCCGCCGACGAGGAGCGCGAGGCCCGGCGCCAGGTGCTGAGCGGGGCCCTGTCGATGGTGCGGCTGCGCACCGGACGCCCCGGACTCGTGCCGACGCCCGAGGAGGCGGAGGCGTACACCTTCAGCCCCATGGAGCGCGACTTCGTCGACGGCTGGCTGACCAACATCGTCCACGGCACGGCCGACGAGGTCCGCAGCGGCCTGGACGACCTGGCCAAGCGCACCGGCGCCGACGAGCTGATGATCACGGCCAACGCCCACGGCGCCGATGCCCGGCTGCGCTCGTACGAGCTCATCGCGGACGCGTACGGGCTGCCCGACCTCGGCTGA
- a CDS encoding D-2-hydroxyacid dehydrogenase has protein sequence MAEPVILVLDTDPSPRLGRLTGRARIRYADERTLAAQLPDADVLLVWDFTSDAVRRAWPGEGPRPRWVHTASAGVDRLLCPELAASPTVVTNARGVFELPVAEYVAGLVLAFAKDLPGTLESQRQRRWHHRETRQLAGSRAVVVGAGPIGREIMRLLHGLGVRVALVGRTARRSIHGVEDLDRLAAGADWVICAAPLTDATRGMFDTRFFGLLQPFARFVNVGRGPLVVEEDLAGALRRRWIAGAALDVFQEEPLGPGSPLWDVPGLVVSPHMSGDTAGWRDRLGEQFVSMYEQWAVGEALPNVVDIRRGYVPSRDVSV, from the coding sequence ATGGCCGAACCCGTGATCCTCGTCCTGGACACCGACCCGTCTCCGCGCCTGGGCCGGCTGACCGGGCGGGCCCGCATCCGGTACGCCGACGAGCGGACGCTGGCGGCTCAGCTGCCGGACGCGGACGTGCTGCTGGTCTGGGACTTCACCTCCGACGCCGTGCGCCGGGCCTGGCCCGGCGAGGGGCCGCGCCCGCGCTGGGTCCACACGGCGAGCGCGGGAGTGGACCGGCTGCTCTGCCCGGAGCTCGCCGCGTCCCCCACGGTCGTCACCAACGCGCGGGGCGTCTTCGAACTCCCGGTCGCCGAGTACGTGGCGGGGCTGGTACTCGCCTTCGCCAAGGATCTCCCGGGGACCCTGGAGTCCCAGCGGCAGCGTCGCTGGCACCACCGGGAGACCCGGCAGCTCGCCGGCAGCCGTGCGGTCGTCGTCGGGGCGGGCCCGATCGGCCGGGAGATCATGCGGCTGCTGCACGGCCTCGGCGTGCGGGTGGCGCTCGTGGGGCGTACGGCGCGGCGCTCGATCCACGGCGTGGAAGACCTCGACCGGCTGGCGGCCGGCGCCGACTGGGTGATCTGCGCGGCGCCGCTGACGGACGCGACGCGCGGCATGTTCGACACCCGCTTCTTCGGCCTCCTCCAGCCGTTCGCCCGGTTCGTCAATGTGGGGCGCGGGCCACTGGTCGTCGAGGAGGACCTGGCCGGGGCATTGCGCAGGCGCTGGATCGCCGGCGCCGCGCTCGACGTGTTCCAGGAGGAGCCGCTGGGGCCGGGCAGCCCGCTGTGGGACGTGCCCGGCCTGGTGGTCTCCCCGCACATGAGCGGCGACACGGCCGGCTGGCGGGACAGGCTGGGCGAGCAGTTCGTTTCGATGTACGAGCAGTGGGCAGTCGGTGAGGCGCTGCCGAACGTGGTGGACATACGCCGCGGTTACGTACCTTCCCGGGACGTCTCCGTCTGA
- a CDS encoding decarboxylase has protein sequence MTTVGLLYPGHAAEEDFPRIEVMLDSDIRVPLFHTDTGIGTGVGQGASRLEALREAGAPERLAAGVEELRLAGAESLVWASTNGSFVYGWDGAHQQVAGLARAAGLPASSTSFAFVHAVGELGAGRVAVASLDAEDIAPLFADFLTAAGLDVVSVRAVGDDSGPAPADAATWGPERVRELVAAADHPDAEVVLLPCTALHTAAFVPELEELVGKPVLTANQVTVWEGLRLADRRVWAPTLGTLFATREPPLGATQPRGIEVRE, from the coding sequence ATGACGACCGTAGGACTTCTTTACCCGGGCCACGCCGCGGAGGAGGACTTCCCGCGGATCGAGGTCATGCTCGACAGCGACATCAGAGTGCCGCTGTTCCACACCGACACCGGCATCGGCACCGGCGTGGGGCAGGGTGCTTCCCGGCTCGAGGCCCTGAGGGAGGCGGGTGCCCCCGAGCGTCTCGCCGCCGGGGTGGAGGAGCTGCGCCTGGCCGGTGCCGAGTCGCTGGTGTGGGCCAGCACGAACGGCAGCTTCGTGTACGGCTGGGACGGCGCCCACCAGCAGGTCGCCGGCCTCGCCAGGGCCGCCGGGCTGCCCGCGTCCAGTACTTCCTTCGCCTTCGTGCACGCGGTCGGGGAACTGGGTGCCGGCCGGGTCGCGGTCGCCTCGCTCGACGCCGAGGACATCGCGCCGCTGTTCGCCGACTTCCTGACGGCCGCGGGTCTCGACGTCGTCTCCGTCCGGGCCGTCGGCGACGACAGCGGACCGGCCCCCGCCGACGCCGCCACCTGGGGGCCGGAGCGGGTGAGGGAGCTCGTCGCGGCCGCGGACCATCCGGACGCCGAGGTGGTGCTGCTGCCGTGCACCGCCCTGCACACGGCGGCGTTCGTCCCCGAGCTGGAGGAACTGGTGGGCAAGCCGGTCCTCACGGCTAACCAGGTGACGGTCTGGGAAGGGCTGCGGCTCGCCGACCGCCGGGTCTGGGCCCCCACGCTCGGCACCCTGTTCGCCACCCGCGAGCCCCCGCTCGGCGCCACCCAGCCCCGGGGCATCGAGGTACGCGAGTAG